The Alteromonas macleodii ATCC 27126 genome segment ACGCCGTAGCGTTTGTCCATGGCGTTCATCTTCGCCATGTAGACAAAGATCAATGCAACAAATACGTAAATTGCGCCCTGCTGCGCAAACCAGAAGCCTAATTTAAAGCCAAAGAATTGGATTTCATTTAAGATATCGACAAAAATAATGCCGGCACCGAATGATACGATAAACCAAACGACTAAAAGCTTGGCGAGAAGAGCGAGATTCTCCCTCCAATACGCTTTTTTGTCCTCTTCGTTTCTAAATGCCATTGTTTCACCCTCATGTCAGGTTAATTGATTGTTATGATTTTACATATTCCTAACGCCCGGCTTTGTTAACGTTATTGCTGCGTGTTACGTGGTTGAGGAAAGACAATCACAAGCAGCAAAGTCAAGCATTTAGGAGCTCGCGTATTACTCTAGACCTGCCTTGAAAAATTCAAAATGAGACCATGGTCGTAGGTAGACCATGGTCGAAATGATTATAATAGCGACAGCATTGTTAAAACTAAGTTAAAAGGAACGTTATGGTTTTTGGTTGGGTAACACTTGCAGTACTGTACCTCTTCTTGCTGTTTTCACTGGCGAGTTGGGGTGAAAAGAACTCGCCCACCGCTAGAGCACTAACGTCACATCCCGCTATATATTCGCTGGCCCTCGCTATTTATTGTACCGCATGGACTTTTTTCGGCATGGTAGGCCAAGCAAGTAGAGACACCTGGATTTACCTGCCAATCATGCTTGGGCCTATTCTCGTTTACGTTTTGGGTTATAAGTTTATTTACAAGTTAACCCTCGTCAGCAAGAAGCAACACATCACTACCATTTCCGACTTCATCGCGTCGCGCTATGGAAAGCGCCAAACCGTAGCTTTGGTAGTTACGCTTATCGCGCTCCTTGCCACTATTCCTTATATCGCGCTTCAATTAAAAGCAGTGGGCGCTACTTTCCAACTCCTTACTCAGCAGCCTAACAGCAACGGCATTATTATTGCCGCCACTGGCTTCATCGCGGCATTCGCAATATATTTCGGTACCCGGCAAACGGACGTCACCGAATACCGACGGGGTTTGATGCTGGCTATCGCCTTCGAGTCGACCATTAAATTGCTGGCGTTAGTGCTGGTTGCCATTGTTGGTTATAGTGCGTGGAAGCGCACCCAGTCTGGTCCATTCTTCGAAAGTTTCACCAATGAAATAGCCTTGGCGCAGTTTGGTTCGTTTACTTTCATCGCTCAAACTATCATGGCGGCAGCGGCCATTGTTTGTTTGCCTAGGCAGTTTCACGTTGCCATTATTGATAACCTAAGCCTAGGTCATCTGCGCACGGCAAGGTGGTTATTCCCTCTCTACCTGACCATTATTTCAGCGGTAATTCCTATTATCGCCATTGCAGGCAAAGCCATTTTTGCTGGCGCTAATATCGAGCCCGACTCTTACGTACTGTCGCTGGCTGTATTTTCAGAGTCAGTTCTTCTTCAAGTGATTGTTTTTGTAGGCGGGCTCTCTGCCGCAACAGCTATGATCATTGTGGCAACACTCACACTGAGTACTATGCTCACCAACGATGTGATTCTGCCGCGTATTCTTGCATTTACAGGCAATACCGATGACAAACAGGACGTGTCGAGCAAAATCAGGCTTATTCGCCGTATCGTCATCGCGTTTATCTTGCTTATGGCGTTTTTGTACCACCAGCAAATGACCAGCAGCCGCTCGCTTCATTCAATTGGGCTTATTGCGTTCTCGTTAGTTATCCAGCTTATGCCAGCCATTGTTGGCGGACTTTACTGGAAGCGCGCGCATGCGCACGGGGTTTACGCAGGGCTAATGGTGGGACTAGTGATTTGGGTGTTGTGGCTTGTACTTCCCATTGTGAGCGAGCAAGTTTCACAAATGGAACAAAACGAACTCATTAGCCAAGGCGCTATGATTAGCTTAGCGGCAAACAGCTTTGTTTACATACTCTTTTCACACTTTGCACCGCAGCGTCTTATCGACAGAATGCAAGCTGAAGCCTTTGTGTCTCCTGCCATTTCCACTAACAATACCGTTAAAGCGCAGGCAACTAACGTGACCGTCTCCGATCTTATAACGCTATTGTCGACCTTTATGGGATCCGGTCGTTGTGAACAATTGTTGGAACAATATCAGCAACTCAATAATTGCCAATTAAAGCACGACGATACGCCAAATGAATCGTTTTTATCATTTTGCGAACGCGCCTTGGGTGGCGTTATTGGCGCATCGAGTGCCAAAGTACTGCTAGACAGCGCATTGCGTGGTAAGAAGATGGACTTTACCGAGGTTATCAACTTCTTCGATGACACAACGCAAGCCATGCAATTTAATATGACTGCACTACTCACGTCACTTGAAAACATGGACCAAGGCATTAGCGTAGTCGACAAACACTTAAATTTAGTAGCGTGGAATAAACGCTATGCCAACCTCTACCCTTACCCAGATAACTTGTTGGCAGTGGGTACGCCTATAGAAAAGCTTATTCGGTATAACGCTTCACAAGGTGAGTTCGGCACAGACAACGTAGACGGTGAAGTAGAAAAAAGGCTGGCTCATTTGCGCTCTGGTATGCCCCATCGCTTCACACGACAACGAATGGATGGACGGGTTATTGAGATGGTAGGTAATCCTTTACCTGGCGGAGGCTTCGTAACAAGCTTCAACGACATCACCGGACACGTGGAAATACAGCAAGCGCTTGAAGAATCAAACATTGACCTTGAGGCTCGTATTAAAAAGCGCACTGAAGAAGTACACTCCATAAACGCCGAGCTTCGACTTGAAATAGAACGGCGCTCTGATGCCGAGAAAGAACTGATAAGGGCACGAAAGGCTGCGGAAGATGCCAATGCCAGTAAAACCCGCTTCTTGGCGCTCGCAAGCCATGATGTTTTGCAGCCGCTAAATGCGGCCAAGCTCTATGTGAGCGCCCTTGAAGAACAAGAACTGACTGAGTCAGCGCTAGCCATTATTCAAAAGCTTAGCCATAGCGTGACGTCTAGCGAAACACTGATTGGCACTTTGCTGGATATCGCACGCTTAGATCAAGGTGAAATGAAACCCGATATTGAGTCTATTGATGTAAGGACCCTGCTGTCACCACTTGTGGACGAAATGGCAATGCGCGCGCGGGAAAAAGGACTTCGTTTTAAAGCGATTATACGCCCGTGCTGGGTAAAAGCTGACAAAACGCACTTATACCGAATAACTCAAAACTTGCTTTCAAATGCGGTGAAATACACGGAAAATGGCCGCGTCTTGTTCATTATCAAGCCTGTCAAAGACACCGTTTATTTCAAAGTTATCGACACAGGCATTGGCATATCTACCGATAAAAAAGACAGCATTTTTGGTGACTTTTTCCGCGCAAACGAAAGCAAGGAACACGGTATAGGTCTTGGCTTGGGGGTTGTACGACGTTTAAGTCTGCAGTTGAACAGCGATATTAGTGTTACCTCGAAAATAGGCAAAGGCAGCTGCTTTGCGTTTAGCTTGGATAAAGCTGAGCCAAAACAGGTATCCAACGTTACAGCAAAGCCCCGCAGTACAACATTTACAGGCATGGACGTGCTTTGCGTGGACGATCAAAGAGAGAACTTAGATGCCATGCAGACCCTATTACAGAAATGGGGAATCAATGTGGTGCTTGCGAACAACTGGGATGACGCGTTGAAAGTCTGTGAGACTATTCAGCCTCAAATCTTACTCATGGATTATCAGCTCAGTCATGACAGCGAGAAAAATGGGCTAGCTTTGATTGAAGAGATAAGACA includes the following:
- a CDS encoding DUF4212 domain-containing protein, with translation MAFRNEEDKKAYWRENLALLAKLLVVWFIVSFGAGIIFVDILNEIQFFGFKLGFWFAQQGAIYVFVALIFVYMAKMNAMDKRYGVDEE
- a CDS encoding PAS-domain containing protein, coding for MVFGWVTLAVLYLFLLFSLASWGEKNSPTARALTSHPAIYSLALAIYCTAWTFFGMVGQASRDTWIYLPIMLGPILVYVLGYKFIYKLTLVSKKQHITTISDFIASRYGKRQTVALVVTLIALLATIPYIALQLKAVGATFQLLTQQPNSNGIIIAATGFIAAFAIYFGTRQTDVTEYRRGLMLAIAFESTIKLLALVLVAIVGYSAWKRTQSGPFFESFTNEIALAQFGSFTFIAQTIMAAAAIVCLPRQFHVAIIDNLSLGHLRTARWLFPLYLTIISAVIPIIAIAGKAIFAGANIEPDSYVLSLAVFSESVLLQVIVFVGGLSAATAMIIVATLTLSTMLTNDVILPRILAFTGNTDDKQDVSSKIRLIRRIVIAFILLMAFLYHQQMTSSRSLHSIGLIAFSLVIQLMPAIVGGLYWKRAHAHGVYAGLMVGLVIWVLWLVLPIVSEQVSQMEQNELISQGAMISLAANSFVYILFSHFAPQRLIDRMQAEAFVSPAISTNNTVKAQATNVTVSDLITLLSTFMGSGRCEQLLEQYQQLNNCQLKHDDTPNESFLSFCERALGGVIGASSAKVLLDSALRGKKMDFTEVINFFDDTTQAMQFNMTALLTSLENMDQGISVVDKHLNLVAWNKRYANLYPYPDNLLAVGTPIEKLIRYNASQGEFGTDNVDGEVEKRLAHLRSGMPHRFTRQRMDGRVIEMVGNPLPGGGFVTSFNDITGHVEIQQALEESNIDLEARIKKRTEEVHSINAELRLEIERRSDAEKELIRARKAAEDANASKTRFLALASHDVLQPLNAAKLYVSALEEQELTESALAIIQKLSHSVTSSETLIGTLLDIARLDQGEMKPDIESIDVRTLLSPLVDEMAMRAREKGLRFKAIIRPCWVKADKTHLYRITQNLLSNAVKYTENGRVLFIIKPVKDTVYFKVIDTGIGISTDKKDSIFGDFFRANESKEHGIGLGLGVVRRLSLQLNSDISVTSKIGKGSCFAFSLDKAEPKQVSNVTAKPRSTTFTGMDVLCVDDQRENLDAMQTLLQKWGINVVLANNWDDALKVCETIQPQILLMDYQLSHDSEKNGLALIEEIRHRLNIVVPAALITATPDESLVTQCKAQGVNFLAKPLKPAKLRALLQSMTRYIREAKNV